A window from Nycticebus coucang isolate mNycCou1 chromosome X, mNycCou1.pri, whole genome shotgun sequence encodes these proteins:
- the LOC128577704 gene encoding thymosin beta-15A, translating into MSDKPDLSEVEKFDRSKLKKTNTEEKNTLPSKETIQQEKEGAKTS; encoded by the exons ATGAGTGATAAGCCAGACTTGTCAGAAGTGGAGAAGTTTGACAGGTCAaaattgaagaaaactaatactgaagaaaaaaatacacttccCTCTAAGGAAA CTATCCAGCAGGAGAAAGAGGGCGCTAAAACATCGTAA